A genomic window from Punica granatum isolate Tunisia-2019 chromosome 2, ASM765513v2, whole genome shotgun sequence includes:
- the LOC116194449 gene encoding PHD finger protein MALE MEIOCYTE DEATH 1: MIRFHACNKTKKPDPILPEGCSNLGPSALTMMENSDVPSDCNWKKRAEPELSGGFPHSRRSSDGVAAYSGPFRDNISQFLEECGEWQGKDACSVGGYPTWRMAVASDTGSFQFSLYAIQENVEESPRSICDSCRCVGWSHHFVSKRRYHLIVPPECEWTEPMGDNMLELNTHLLHGMIHCNGFGHLLCINGKEEGPNPFSASELMDIWDRICTILRVRKVTVHDMSRKESMDLRLLCGVAYGQSWFGKWGYRFCRGSFGVTEDKYDQAIEILCSIDLNEIVQDLSDGCHGKAIQSIVKSYREASDSRLVTISDLLQFMLDSKPKRSRCSKQKTDSLGSTKDNDEKSFAEEDYELVEVSGLLTSFPDTESSRQRWPVRRLEHTAKVIASTLKKHELEFRGGRTSMSRQELRDAVRLYIGDTGLIDFALKHIDNTIVGNQVIRRRANPRTRTLEFMLQDGPRAIREEKLEVEDCSQDLDVHRDILCLYENVLYGYPEHHPVSLAAQIIFESKHFVKEWPLSDFWDDNDKLMNVLCRAVPSYRELITEFTRPPPPGEHIRIHKCTDITEIKLAAQKAMRDTYFVTDQFIVTDVKVREAGPGVMQVYSVRGIRMDSGTALRYEGGPDNWVVDCVCGARDDDGEKMVACDVCQVWQHTLCNGIEQDEDVPPTFICEKCSDGKKTNIVGTRSGNDKSSVRN; encoded by the exons ATGATCAGGTTCCATGCATGCAACAAGACGAAGAAGCCCGACCCGATACTCCCCGAAGGTTGTTCTAACTTGGGTCCTTCAGCATTGACGATGATGGAGAACAGCGATGTCCCATCTGACTGCAACTGGAAGAAAAGGGCCGAACCGGAGCTTTCGGGCGGCTTCCCCCATTCGAGGAGGAGCAGCGATGGTGTCGCTGCCTACTCCGGGCCATTCAGGGACAACATCAGTCAGTTCCTAGAAGAATGCGGAGAGTGGCAGGGCAAGGATGCTTGCTCCGTCGGCGGGTACCCGACATGGCGGATGGCCGTCGCGAGCGACACCGGCAGCTTCCAATTCTCGCTCTACGCCATCCAGGAGAACGTGGAGGAGTCTCCTCGGTCCATCTGTGACAGTTGCAGATGCGTTG GTTGGAGTCACCATTTCGTGTCCAAGAGGAGGTACCACCTGATCGTACCTCCGGAATGCGAGTGGACCGAGCCGATGGGCGACAACATGTTGGAGCTCAATACCCATCTCTTGCACGGCATGATTCACTGCAACGGGTTTGGCCACCTCCTCTGTATCAATGGGAAGGAGGAAGGCCCCAACCCCTTCTCGGCCAGTGAACTCATGGATATATGGGACCGAATCTGCACTATCCTTCGAGTGCG GAAAGTAACAGTCCATGACATGTCAAGAAAGGAATCAATGGACCTCCGGTTGCTCTGTGGGGTGGCTTACGGGCAATCCTGGTTTGGGAAGTGGGGCTACAGATTCTGCCGGGGAAGCTTTGGTGTGACTGAGGATAAGTATGACCAGGCAATTGAAATCCTCTGCTCGATAGACCTCAACGAGATTGTTCAGGATCTTTCCGATGGGTGTCATGGCAAGGCAATTCAAAGTATAGTTAAAAGCTATAGAGAAGCCAGCGATTCCCGATTAGTGACCATAAGCGACTTGCTCCAATTCATGCTTGATTCCAAACCCAAAAGATCCCGGTGTTCCAAACAGAAAACTGATTCATTGGGATCAACAAAGGATAATGATGAGAAAAGCTTTGCTGAAGAAGATTATGAGTTAGTTGAAGTCAGTGGATTGCTCACTTCTTTTCCAGATACGGAGTCGTCTCGGCAGCGATGGCCGGTTAGGAGACTTGAGCACACTGCTAAAGTAATTGCCTCCACACTAAAGAAGCATGAGTTAGAGTTCAGGGGAGGACGGACTAGTATGTCCCGCCAAGAGCTAAGGGATGCTGTGCGCTTGTACATTGGAGACACGGGTTTGATCGACTTTGCCTTAAAGCACATAGACAACACAATTGTGGGCAATCAGGTCATACGTCGCCGGGCAAATCCAAGAACCAGGACCCTAGAATTCATGCTCCAGGATGGTCCTAGAGCAATAAGAGAAGAGAAGCTTGAAGTCGAGGATTGCTCACAGGACCTCGATGTGCATAGGGACATCCTGTGTCTTTATGAGAATGTCCTTTACGGATACCCCGAGCACCATCCGGTGAGCTTAGCAGCACAAATCATCTTCGAAAGCAAGCATTTCGTGAAGGAGTGGCCACTCTCTGACTTCTGGGATGACAACGATAAGTTAATGAACGTGTTGTGCAGAGCAGTTCCCAGTTACCGTGAACTGATTACCGAGTTCACCAGACCACCGCCGCCCGGCGAGCATATCAGAATCCATAAATGCACCGATATCACGGAGATAAAATTGGCAGCTCAGAAAGCAATGCGTGACACATACTTCGTGACAGACCAGTTCATCGTGACAGATGTTAAGGTGCGCGAAGCAGGTCCGGGAGTAATGCAGGTTTATTCTGTAAGAGGAATCAGGATGGACTCTGGCACGGCGCTGAGGTACGAGGGCGGGCCTGACAACTGGGTGGTGGACTGCGTGTGCGGGGCCCGGGATGACGATGGGGAGAAGATGGTTGCTTGCGACGTGTGCCAGGTGTGGCAGCACACCCTGTGCAACGGCATTGAGCAGGACGAGGACGTTCCCCCGACTTTCATATGCGAGAAATGCAGTGATGGGAAGAAGACCAATATAGTAGGAACCAGGTCAGGAAATGACAAGAGTTCAGTAAGAAACTAA